A segment of the Calditrichota bacterium genome:
TCGCGCCTTTGTGCACGTCTTCGGTAACCTCTTCCTGCAAGACGTCCAGCACGTCGTCGACGGTCACTATCCCCAGAAGCACATTCTCCTTGTCCACCACCGGCAGCGCGTTCAGGTCGTAGTGCTGGATCAGCCGGATCGCCTCCTCCTGGTCGGCACTGGCCTCGATGGCTACGTACTTGTGGTCCATGATGGACTCGACGCTCTGGCTGGGTTCCGCCAGGATGATGCGCCGGATGGGCAGGTCGTCCAACAAGTGGTCGTCGTCGTCCACCACGTAGATGACGTTGATCGTCTCCGCGTCCCTGCCGTAGCGCCGAATGTGGCTGACCGCTTGCTCGATGCTCCAGTGCGAGCGGATGGCCACATAGTCAGGAGTCATCAATCGGCCGACGCTCTCCTCCGGGTAGCCGAGGAGCTGCAATGCCTCGCGCCGGTCAGCGGGCGAAAGGAGATTGATGAGCTGCTGTGTGACCTTCCCTGGTAGTTCCTCGAACAACTCGGTGCGGTCGTCCGGAGAAACCTCTTCGAGAAGCATCTTCACCTGTTCATTGGTGAGGCGCTCCAGGAGCTGGCGCTGCTTGTCCGGCTCAAACTCGGCAAAGACCTCCGCTGCGAGCTGCCGAGGGAGCAAGCGGAAGAGAATCACACGATCTGCCTCGTGCAAGCTCTCCAGGAGGTCGGCGATGTCCGGGGCAGGCCAGTCGGCAATGGCTTCCTTCAGCGTCCGCCAGTCCTTGGCCTCGATGAGTTCCTGAATCTCCGGCAACAGCAGTTCTTTCAGCATAGGCCACCTCGCATGGCATCCTGGGAGCATCGACACCAGCATGTACAAGGGCGACTGTCGGGCAAAGTCCTTGGCCGTGCGCGCGTTCCCCCTCCTTCGGCGGCGCACCGTTGCCGCACTGCGACAGTCTGAGGGCTCAGTCTGAGAGGAGACCGCGAAGGTCACAGCTCTACACCTCCTGGGCGACATCACCTCGCCACGGCGGGGGCACCGACGCAGGCCTCGGTGCCGACGGCAGCAGCAATGTCAGGGAGTGACCTCCACCAGGAGGCGCTATCAGTCTGGTTGTGCAAATATACAAAATTTTCCCACACCTGCAACAGGTAAATGCTGGCGCGCCAGTGTTGTTGCCCACTCCCCAAGTGTGTAACGTCCCCGCACGAGGTGGCACCTCGGTTGCAACTGCCAGTGCACTCGGCCCCACCTTGCCTTTTGGGATGCCATGCATTTCGCCCACCCCTATGGCCTTACGACCAGCTAATCCCTCGAATCTCCCCTTTCGAAGACAAAGTACAGGCACGGCAACAGCAACAGCGTCACCAACAGTGAGAACAACAAGCCGCCGATGACCGCAATGGCCATAGGCTGCAGCATGTCGCCGCCTTCGCCCCAGTTGATCGCCAGCGGTAAAAGTCCCAGCACCGTGGTGGCCTGGGTCATCAGAATCGGGCGCACGCGCAAGGGCGCGGCTTCGAGAATGGCTTCTTTCAATTCCAGCCCTTTCCGGCGATACTCATTGATAAATGAGATCAGCACCACACCCTGGGTGGCAATACCGCCGGTCATGATGATCACGCCGATTAGCACCGTAGCGCCGGCGGGAAAATTAGTCAACAGCAATGCGGCCACCACCCCCACAAAAGAGAAGGGGACGCCCAGCAAAATCAACAGCGGCTGTTTGAACGAGTTGAATTGAATCGCCAGAATCACGTAGGCGAAGAACAGGGCAAACAGGATGATCTGCAGCATCGTCCTCTGGCTCTCTTTC
Coding sequences within it:
- the mgtE gene encoding magnesium transporter, coding for MLKELLLPEIQELIEAKDWRTLKEAIADWPAPDIADLLESLHEADRVILFRLLPRQLAAEVFAEFEPDKQRQLLERLTNEQVKMLLEEVSPDDRTELFEELPGKVTQQLINLLSPADRREALQLLGYPEESVGRLMTPDYVAIRSHWSIEQAVSHIRRYGRDAETINVIYVVDDDDHLLDDLPIRRIILAEPSQSVESIMDHKYVAIEASADQEEAIRLIQHYDLNALPVVDKENVLLGIVTVDDVLDVLQEEVTEDVHKGASIAPLETSYNAASFWSLYRKRVGWLSLLAVAGFLSSSVIAMYEETLAKIVALAFFIPVLIDSGGNTGSQSATLIIRALALGELTPKRWFQVVRKELLVGLLLGATLGFILFVWGEYWKGGPQVGVVV
- a CDS encoding efflux RND transporter permease subunit — its product is NVRIGTQITKPEYQILVDRLRLADAGLSTQAVAQAARNLVDGAVATQFREAGEYYDIRVMIPETNIRSRQDIENLYLDAPGNLKLPLRTVAQVVPRLGPVEIVREDQMKQIVVSSDVTAGASIGEMANAVSAALAEIRLPEGYSFDLGGQVYMMKESQRTMLQIILFALFFAYVILAIQFNSFKQPLLILLGVPFSFVGVVAALLLTNFPAGATVLIGVIIMTGGIATQGVVLISFINEYRRKGLELKEAILEAAPLRVRPILMTQATTVLGLLPLAINWGEGGDMLQPMAIAVIGGLLFSLLVTLLLLPCLYFVFERGDSRD